AACGCCGATGAAGCTCAGCGCATTCTCGCCGGGCTGCCGCCCCGTACCTAACGACTGAATCAGGCCTAATTCAGCATAAAAAAAGCCGGAAATGGTGCACATTTCCGGCTTTTTCAATAACGGTCTATCTGCTGCGATTATTGCTGAGCAGCCAGCTCCGCTTTCTTCGCCAGTGCGTCTAACAGCTTCTGGTGAATGCCGCCGAAACCGCCATTACTCATCACCAGAATGGTGTCACCCGGCTGAGCCGTTTTACTCACCATCTCGACCAGAGTATCAACGTCCGCACTCCAGTGTGCAGGCTGGACGCAGGCGTCAGCCACTTCTGAAACCTGCCATGGAATATGCTGCGGCTGGAACAGGAATACTTCGTCGGCACGCCCTAAGGATGGCGCAAGATCGTCTTTGCTAATGCCCATTTTCATGGTGTTAGAGCGCGGTTCCAGCACGGCGAGAATGCGTGCGGTACCGCCCACTTTACTGCGCAGCGCGGCAAGCGTTGCCAGAATAGCGGTTGGGTGGTGGGCGAAGTCGTCATATACGGTTACGCCATTGGCTTCACCGCGCACTTCCAGACGACGACGGGCGTTGATAAAGCTGCCCAGCGCTTCGGCCGCATCGTGCGGCAGCACGCCAACGTGGCGAGCGGCAGCAATTGCCATCAGGCCGTTGTTCATGTTGTGCTCGCCGACCAGCTGCCAGTGCACTTCGCCAACGCGTTCGCCGTCCAGCAGAACTTCCCAGCTGGAAGCATCGGCATTTAGCTTTTTCGCCTGCCAATGGCCCTGCTCACCGGTCAGCTCCTGTTCGCTCCAGCAGCCCATCGCCATAACCTGTTTCAGGTTCACGTCGCTTTCCGGCAGGATGATGCGCCCTTTGCCCGGAACGATACGTACCAGGTGGTGGAACTGTTTTTGAATCGCTTTCAGGTCATCGAAGATATCCGCATGATCGAACTCAAGGTTGTTGAGGATCAGCGTACGCGGGCAGTAATGAACGAACTTAGAGCGCTTGTCGAAGAACGCACAGTCATATTCATCAGCTTCAATAACGAAGAACGGGCTATCGCCAAGGCGAGCGGAAACGTCGAAGTTGCCCGGAACACCGCCGATGACAAACCCTGGCTTGTAGCCGCAGGCCTCCAGGATCCAGGTTGCCATACCCGCAGTTGTGGTTTTACCGTGGGTCCCGGCAACGGCCAGCACCCAACGGTCACGCAGTACGAAGTCATGCAGCCACTGCGGGCCGGACATATAGTTAATGCCTCGCTCCAGCACCGCTTCCACGCATGGGTTGCCGCGCGTCATCGCATTACCGATGATGACAATATCCGGCTCTATATCCAGCTGAGACGGGTCGTAACCTGAAATGACCTCGATGCCCTGATCGGCCAGAAGAGTACTCATGGGCGGATAAACGTTAGCATCGCTACCGGTTACCTCATGGCCCAGTGAACGGGCCAGCATCGCCAGACCGCCCATAAATGTGCCGCAAACTCCCAGAATATGAATCCGCATAATCACCATCCTTAAATATCCGGCGCACATTCTACCCGTATGTCAGGCGGCTGGTAACAGGAATTCGCTTTTTTCTGATCCCGGCTGGCGCGATTCACCTAAGCGCAGACCGTCAAAAACTTGTTACTATTAGCCGTCGTTTTATTTCATTCCACTTCAGGGAACGCGTCATGAAAACGTTAGGTGAGTTTATTGTCGAAAAGCAGCATGGTTTCTCCCAGGCCACAGGGGAGCTGACTGCTCTGCTCTCGGCAATAAAACTGGGTGCCAAGATTATCCATCGTGATATCAATAAGGCGGGGCTGGTCGATATTCTCGGTGCCAGCGGCGCTGAGAACGTACAGGGCGAGGTGCAGCAAAAACTCGACCTGTTCGCTAACGAAAAGCTGAAGGCCGCCCTCAAGGCACGCGGCATCGTCGCAGGGATTGCTTCGGAAGAAGAAGATGAGATTGTCGTGTTTGAAGGCGCGGAACACGCCAAATACGTCGTATTGATGGACCCGCTGGACGGCTCCTCTAATATCGACGTTAACGTTTCTGTTGGCACTATTTTCTCGATTTATCGCCGCATTACTCCAACCGGTACGCCGGTAACGC
This genomic interval from Salmonella enterica subsp. enterica serovar Choleraesuis contains the following:
- the mpl gene encoding UDP-N-acetylmuramate--L-alanyl-gamma-D-glutamyl-meso-2,6-diaminoheptandioate ligase, whose translation is MRIHILGVCGTFMGGLAMLARSLGHEVTGSDANVYPPMSTLLADQGIEVISGYDPSQLDIEPDIVIIGNAMTRGNPCVEAVLERGINYMSGPQWLHDFVLRDRWVLAVAGTHGKTTTAGMATWILEACGYKPGFVIGGVPGNFDVSARLGDSPFFVIEADEYDCAFFDKRSKFVHYCPRTLILNNLEFDHADIFDDLKAIQKQFHHLVRIVPGKGRIILPESDVNLKQVMAMGCWSEQELTGEQGHWQAKKLNADASSWEVLLDGERVGEVHWQLVGEHNMNNGLMAIAAARHVGVLPHDAAEALGSFINARRRLEVRGEANGVTVYDDFAHHPTAILATLAALRSKVGGTARILAVLEPRSNTMKMGISKDDLAPSLGRADEVFLFQPQHIPWQVSEVADACVQPAHWSADVDTLVEMVSKTAQPGDTILVMSNGGFGGIHQKLLDALAKKAELAAQQ